A single window of Crassostrea angulata isolate pt1a10 chromosome 8, ASM2561291v2, whole genome shotgun sequence DNA harbors:
- the LOC128158604 gene encoding uncharacterized protein LOC128158604, with product MSLSLTFTFALLTSVLIDPVSGNQQCQASPLLINPTAQVRFSVVSSIRQSTRTEECYRVSQNAVQYLAAIQWAVDVINSLEFLKVMSLGFDVYDDCGLDRLSTYGAMNAVSTSFPAKVTNCTENKTIYNLGILGTSRSQTAKHVASLLKGTNIPMLSPFASLPELRNYDNFLRTTPDDTQQVKAIVQLLLELDWTYVAAIHTDDNYGYNGIKEIQVLAKIHNICVDVVESFSSTEDFSSDTTRQNLYGKLEKQQERSEGRRLGVIYFGNKNVIKSLLSRIRLDNKFKELIWLMTDFVGRSEDVFSTVENVSSGYITVSSASVLIERAREHFNDTWNNRTSGSEDPIERLLSEVGNEAQESYRSDYVRPVVDAVFAMATAFNDVFKDKCQSYTSVCDGFWEYLQQNYLRRLKLVDFSYSSLNSTLEPKELIEMGRRIRFSGLGDYLATDTTPLYDINVFRNGKFEKVGEYLNRTLQVNTSSLQSYKSSVCARVCENCRSKPEIPYRYQYGGDQSQAIILGIFPLHTINETDKYGCGDLDTGSYFVLVVEAFFFAVKEISQKTNMNFSALAFDDCYSKNRISLILSEFFSGKLKIPDEQGNFLDPNNVVTVIGAAASGVTVPMTFQFTALSIPVISYASSSPDLDDRINYPYFLRTVPSDVDQARAMIEIVKHLKWKYIGGILYVNNNYGSKGKELLMRYANESDICIGKAIELQEAEDNSYDVIDEMKRTNSDVFLYFGTDVRLKSLLVNMKTDNYKSVVFLASEDWGERQDILDEHGDAVIGSITSKFETRSAVTGFDPYLQDLKPDVQNSNDWFRKFWTNFFNCNPPGRFDKTKTNDCPPSTEFPRPKIEQWVKNQRIVHVMNAVFAVGTAMVRVKEKLCQGVSYPCENIKSHVDDVVKEIQAVELSGGGLTYSVFNANRNGNVGFQILNIQRRDVTSYQYRQVGEYKNGQLTLSSNFRFYNASGNPREIKALCTKETCSHCLFSKPAESASSTSIVDPYGTEEFRIAEIILIALLGFFLVFFIFSIVIITRYFKSKIKGIIENKPKVMYVNETPAASNPLLLGNGIHFQNPGHSNGTMSVRNDGSSGQRGFDNQAFVRESYNHLNDGSETSSSRGQRLDYSPLSPDPPVVGGKRIKRTSESQEFRPDLPPRDHPPSRIKYNSNSSLDSGGTTTPTVPKMGITRSMQANGQVPGESGTPSPTGPKSARLLPTIDPITHTPVSPLASPTHSSSSSSQKMGPSPRVILRNLPLADKNMHSPSGGYQMTSAHLSHNLNSPHGSVSPEDISAEFPPPPDFTQPIPTSVPQTAKIKSRISASRSAEEAARISRV from the exons ATGTCACTCTCTCTCACATTCACCTTTGCCCTCTTGACCTCTGTTCTGATTGACCCAGTGTCGGGAAACCAGCAATGCCAAGCGAGCCCTTTGCTTATCAACCCTACTGCGCAGGTGCGGTTTTCCGTGGTGAGCAGCATCCGCCAAAGCACCAGGACGGAAGAATGTTACAGGGTATCCCAGAATGCTGTGCAGTATCTTGCCGCCATACAGTGGGCAGTTGACGTCATCAACTCCTTGGAGTTTCTCAAGGTCATGTCTCTTG GGTTTGATGTATATGACGACTGCGGGCTGGACAGATTAAGTACCTATGGTGCCATGAATGCCGTCAGTACGTCATTTCCGGCCAAAGTGACTAACTGCACAGAGAACAAGACAATTTATAATTTAG GAATACTCGGTACTTCAAGAAGCCAGACGGCCAAACATGTGGCGAGTCTTCTAAAAGGCACCAATATCCCCATGCTGAGCCCCTTCGCCTCCCTTCCTGAACTCCGTAACTATGACAACTTCCTACGAACTACGCCAGACGATACTCAACAGGTCAAG GCCATTGTTCAGTTGTTGTTGGAACTTGATTGGACCTACGTGGCGGCTATACATACTGATGATAACTATGGATATAACGGAATCAAGGAAATCCAAGTTCTTGCAAAGATCCACAACATTTGTGTCGATGTAGTCGAAAGCTTTAGTTCCACAGAAGATTTCAGTTCGGACACCACAAGACAGAACCTGTATGGAAAACTAGAAAAACAACAGGAGCGTTCAGAAGGACGCCGATTGGGCGTTATCTACTTTGGGAACAAGAACGTGATCAAATCGTTGTTAAGTCGTATTCGATTGGACAACAAGTTCAAAGAACTGATCTGGCTCATGACGGACTTTGTGGGGCGGAGTGAGGACGTGTTTAGCACTGTGGAGAACGTTTCCAGTGGTTATATCACAGTCTCCTCTGCATCAGTACTAATAGAGAGAGCAAGAGAACACTTCAACGATACGTGGAATAACAGGACCTCGGGTTCAGAGGATCCAATCGAAAGATTGTTGTCTGAAGTTGGAAACGAGGCTCAGGAGAGTTACAGGTCGGATTATGTTCGTCCAGTCGTGGACGCGGTGTTTGCCATGGCAACCGCTTTCAATGACGTGTTTAAGGATAAGTGCCAGAGCTACACCTCCGTTTGTGACGGATTTTGGGAATACTTGCAGCAGAATTATTTACGACGGTTGAAATTAGTTGATTTTTCGTATAGTTCGCTGAATTCCACCCTGGAACCGAAGGAACTAATAGAGATGGGAAGAAGAATTCGGTTTAGCGGTCTGGGGGATTACCTAGCCACTGACACAACGCCGCTATACGACATCAACGTCTTCCGAAATGGAAAATTTGAAAAG GTCGGAGAGTATTTAAACAGAACGTTACAAGTGAACACTTCTTCACTGCAATCGTACAAAAGCTCGGTCTGTGCGAGGGTTTGCGAGAATTGTCGATCAAAACCGGAAATACCCTATCGGTATCAATATGGAGGGGACCAGAGTCAAGCAATAATACTAGGGATTTTCCCTCTGCACACTATTAATGAGACTGATAAATATGGCTGCGGGGATCTGGACACTGGGTCGTACTTTGTCTTAGTCGTGGAGGCGTTTTTCTTTGCAGTGAAAGAAATCAGccaaaaaacaaacatgaaCTTCAGTGCTTTAGCCTTTGATGACTGCTACAGCAAAAACAGGATTTCCCTGATACTGTCAGAATTCTTCTCcggaaaattgaaaattccggaTGAACAAGGAAATTTCTTGGACCCAAACAATGTGGTGACAGTTATCGGCGCCGCCGCCAGTGGTGTTACTGTGCCGATGACATTTCAGTTCACGGCTTTGAGTATTCCGGTCATAAGTTACGCGTCGTCCTCGCCTGATCTTGACGATCGAATCAACTACCCTTACTTCTTGAGGACAGTCCCTAGTGACGTGGACCAAGCCAGAGCCATGATAGAGATAGTCAAGCACCTTAAGTGGAAGTACATTGGAGGCATTTTGTACGTGAACAACAACTACGGGAGTAAAGGGAAAGAACTCTTAATGAGATACGCCAATGAAAGTGATATCTGCATCGGAAAAGCCATCGAACTTCAAGAAGCAGAAGACAATTCTTACGATGtaattgatgaaatgaaaagAACCAACTCCGACGTGTTTTTGTACTTCGGGACGGACGTACGTCTGAAATCTCTGCTGGTCAATATGAAGACGGACAATTATAAGTCTGTGGTTTTCCTGGCCAGCGAGGACTGGGGGGAGAGGCAGGACATTCTAGACGAGCACGGTGATGCTGTGATTGGTTCGATCACGTCGAAGTTCGAAACTAGGTCAGCCGTAACCGGATTTGATCCCTATTTACAGGATCTCAAACCCGACGTCCAAAACTCGAACGACTGGTTTCGGAAATTTTGGACCAACTTCTTTAACTGTAATCCTCCTGGGAGATTCGACAAGACCAAAACCAATGATTGTCCTCCCAGTACGGAGTTCCCTCGGCCGAAAATTGAGCAGTGGGTCAAAAATCAGCGTATTGTCCACGTCATGAACGCGGTGTTCGCTGTGGGGACGGCCATGGTCCGGGTGAAAGAGAAGCTGTGTCAGGGAGTCTCGTACCCGTGCGAAAACATCAAGAGTCATGTGGACGACGTGGTGAAGGAAATCCAGGCTGTGGAATTGTCAGGTGGCGGTTTAACCTACTCTGTGTTCAATGCAAATCGAAATGGGAATGTTGGATTCCAAATTCTCAATATACAGAGGAGAGATGTTACGTCTTACCAATACAGACAG gTTGGAGAGTACAAGAATGGACAACTAACGCTCTCTTCCAACTTCCGGTTCTATAACGCCAGTGGTAATCCCCGGGAGATAAAAGCGCTGTGCACCAAGGAAACCTGCTCACACTGTTTATTCTCCAAACCTGCAGAGAGCGCCTCAAGCACGTCTATAGTCGATCCGTATGGAACCGAGGAGTTCCGCATAGCTGAAATCATTTTAATCGCGCTACTCGGATTTTTCTTGGTCTTCTTCATCTTTTCAATAGTTATCATAACGAGATACTTCAAATCCAAAATCAAAG gtATCATAGAAAATAAACCCAAAGTAATGTATGTTAACGAGACACCTGCTGCGTCGAATCCCTTACTTTTAGGAAACGGAATCCATTTTCAGAATCCGGGTCACTCCAATGGCACCATGTCCGTAAGGAACGACGGATCATCCGGACAACGTGGTTTTGACAACCAAGCCTTCGTTCGCGAAAGCTACAATCATTTAAACGACGGCTCAGAAACCTCTTCTTCTCGAGGACAGAGGCTGGACTACTCTCCTCTCTCCCCAGACCCGCCAGTGGTCGGGGGAAAACGGATCAAAAGGACGAGCGAAAGTCAGGAATTTCGACCCGACTTGCCTCCAAGAGATCATCCGCCGTCGCGGATAAAGTACAACAGTAACTCGTCTCTTGACAGCGGCGGGACAACGACCCCCACCGTGCCTAAGATGGGGATTACACGCTCTATGCAGGCCAATGGGCAGGTGCCCGGGGAATCTGGTACCCCATCCCCGACTGGACCGAAATCGGCACGTCTCCTTCCAACCATTGACCCCATCACTCACACACCAGTATCGCCATTAGCATCACCCACACACTCATCGTCGTCCTCAAGTCAGAAAATGGGGCCTTCTCCGCGGGTCATTTTACGAAATTTACCCTTGGCTGATAAAAATATGCACTCCCCGTCAGGAGGTTATCAGATGACGTCAGCGCATTTATCTCACAACCTTAATTCACCACATGGAAGTGTTTCGCCGGAAGATATATCCGCGGAATTTCCTCCACCTCCGGATTTTACTCAACCAATTCCAACCTCCGTTCCTCAaactgcaaaaataaaatctagaaTCAGCGCTAGCAGGTCCGCAGAAGAAGCCGCTCGCATTTCTAGAGTTTGA
- the LOC128158607 gene encoding polynucleotide 5'-hydroxyl-kinase NOL9-like: MGKTKKKTGNQDRLKKVKETSTFKPHNKKKPKLQKGGKSISGSPLENISAIQENYSLKKRKKSAKLLSKKKKKESKALQDNETRGKSAFNVLKVSEPTCKASESVKEYTERVDHNSSGKKLKPIVNGKQTNVKQNKSRKKSAGNNSTAQTVKSDKTSETGNTAVDSESQQKTKSVVKKVKNKGNTAKCKTPQTVSNECSVSKRKRRETDQDKTEGSGEKKFKEAEIASQSAKSTDSTVQPHPENQSTVPSHSENKSTVPLQEEVIDLISSESEMSDSDFSLVDLTLDDTENEAVNFEPDQSQDGQPETEAAGVVCQQEDATVSPSPQTAGSVDVRGKKDSKMTKKSKEQDPPRLHALASFDGQVLLVLQNPGIYCFLGRCFVKCVHGQAKVLGYRLTDQFQAFYSPACNSLLTITTKGNQFTDPETEAGVEEVADTSQKKIESSEKAVEDLSEQETVRKIYSQCLLLSSDMEKLPKENITILIVRKMDSNVFDYISTFKAFTKLWDNPVPLKSRTEEKTPVDLKLDSVRMTYISPQTDISKQSVSKQQLGIAQKWDDILNSDKEPIIMVVGGKNSGKSTLNRYLINHTLNKIPEVCFLECDIGQTEFTPPGCISLQVVSSPVLGPPFTHQKVPKVCHYFGGLTATDSPNLYIECIRKCLQEYRNMEQRHHRKLPLVVNTMGWIEDLGLELLISIIRMTLPSVLVQINFRNIKMNAEPLTPEFVNYQPGWVGHSRFYRSRDCSGLQGNSEHCLLALDSPANTTRRRDQWKPFELRDLAVISYMSSVLSKDSSLSLETPYGVPWSNIAINICRKGVPKQEWMSAINATIVGLAHADLSEARKDGEDEPYFFDTTPVCPCIGFGMVRAIDMERKTIYITTPLSLVDLVHVNTLIRGSSNVPQQIFTEQITREVREIPYVSRITSTWASKNPRQRKHIPAKSRKRATEANTSTE, encoded by the exons atgggaaaaacaaagaaaaagactGGAAACCAAGACAGGTTGAAAAAGGTGAAAGAAACAAGTACCTTCAAACCACATAACAAAAAGAAACCCAAATTGCAAAAGGGTGGAAAGAGCATCAGCGGTTCTCCTCTTGAGAATATTTCTGCGATTCAGGAaaattattcattgaaaaagagAAAGAAGTCTGCAAAACTTTtgtctaaaaagaaaaaaaaggaatctAAAGCTTTGCAAGACAATGAGACTAGAGGAAAGAGTGCTTTTAATGTATTGAAAGTTAGTGAACCAACATGTAAGGCGAGTGAATCTGTTAAAGAATACACAGAAAGAGTCGACCACAACTCTTCTGGAAAGAAACTTAAGCCCATAGTAAATGGGAAACAGACTAAtgtgaaacaaaataaatctaGAAAGAAATCTGCAGGAAATAATTCCACAGCTCAGACTGTTAAATCTGACAAAACATCAGAGACAGGTAACACAGCAGTGGACAGTGAAAGtcagcagaaaacaaaatcagtAGTAAAAAAAGTTAAGAACAAGGGGAATACAGCAAAATGTAAGACTCCTCAAACTGTGTCGAATGAGTGCAGTGTATCAAAGAGAAAGAGGAGGGAAACAGATCAAGACAAGACTGAAGGATCAGGGGAGAAGAAGTTTAAAG AGGCAGAAATTGCTTCCCAATCAGCTAAATCAACTGATTCAACCGTACAGCCTCACCCAGAAAACCAGTCAACTGTGCCATCCCACTCTGAAAATAAGTCAACTGTACCACTTCAAGAAGAAGTGATTGATTTGATAAGTTCAGAATCTGAAATGTCTGACAGTGACTTCTCTTTAGTTGATCTCACTTTGGATGATACTGAAAACGAGGCTGTGAACTTTGAACCTGATCAAAGTCAGGACGGACAACCTGAGACAGAGGCTGCCGGGGTTGTGTGCCAACAGGAGGATGCTACAGTGTCCCCCTCTCCCCAGACTGCAGGATCCGTCGACGTCAGAGGCAAAAAGGACTCTAAAATGACCAAAAAATCTAAAGAACAAGATCCACCGAG ACTCCATGCTTTGGCTTCGTTTGATGGACAGGTGCTTCTAGTGTTACAGAATCCAGGCATTTATTGTTTTCTGGGCAGATGCTTTGTCAAATGTGTTCACGGTCAGGCGAAGGTACTCGGGTACCGGTTAACAGATCAGTTCCAGGCCTTCTACTCCCCAGCCTGTAACAGTTTACTGACCATCACTACCAAAGGGAACCAGTTTACTGACCCTGAAACGGAGGCTGGAGTTGAAGAGGTAGCTGACACCTCTCAAAAGAAAATTGAATCTAGCGAAAAAGCAGTGGAGGATTTGTCAGAACAGGAGACGGTGAGGAAGATATACTCCCAGTGTCTATTGCTGAGTAGTGACATGGAAAAATTACCTAAAGAAAACATCACCATTTTGATTGTTAGAAAAATGGATTCCAATGTCTTTGATTACATTTCCACCTTCAAAGCTTTTACAAAACTCTGGGATAACCCAGTTCCTCTCAAGTCAAGGACAGAAGAGAAAACTCCTGTTGACCTGAAACTTGACTCGGTCAGGATGACCTATATCTCGCCCCAGACAGATATCTCAAAACAGAGTGTCTCAAAGCAACAGCTCGGGATAGCTCAGAAGTGGGATGATATTCTTAACTCAG ATAAGGAACCAATTATAATGGTTGTGGGTGGAAAGAATTCAGGAAAATCCACATTGAATAGATATTTGATTAACCACACCCTGAATAA AATTCCTGAGGTCTGTTTTCTGGAATGTGATATAGGTCAGACAGAGTTCACTCCCCCTGGCTGCATCAGTCTACAGGTTGTCAGCTCACCAGTTCTAG GTCCGCCATTTACCCACCAGAAGGTACCCAAGGT GTGCCACTACTTTGGAGGACTTACTGCCACAGACAGCCCTAACCTGTACATAGAGTGTATCCGTAAATGTCTGCAGGAGTACCGCAACATGGAACAGAGGCACCACCGGAAGCTCCCCCTAGTGGTCAACACCATGGGCTGGATCGAGG ATCTGGGCCTGGAACTGTTGATCAGCATCATAAGGATGACCCTACCTAGTGTGTTAGTCCAGATCAACTTCAGGAACATCAAGATGAACGCTGAGCCCCTCACCCCTGAGTTTGTGAACTACCAGCCAGGGTGGGTGGGGCACTCCAGG TTCTACAGAAGTCGTGACTGTTCCGGTCTACAGGGGAACTCAGAACATTGTCTGCTCGCGCTCGACTCTCCGGCTAACACTACCAG GCGGCGAGATCAGTGGAAGCCCTTTGAGCTGCGAGACCTGGCCGTGATCAGCTACATGAGTTCTGTTCTGAGTAAAGACTCGAGTCTGAGTCTGGAGACGCCGTACGGAGTTCCGTGGAGTAACATCGCCATCAACATCTGTAGGAAGGGCGTGCCCAAGCAGGAGTGGATGTCGGCCATTAATGCTACAATAGTGGGTCTGGCTCATGCTGATCTGTCAGAG GCCAGGAAAGATGGAGAGGATGAGCCTTATTTCTTTGACACCACCCCTGTCTGCCCCTGTATAGGGTTTG GTATGGTTCGAGCCATTGACATGGAGAGGAAGACCATCTACATCACCACGCCCCTGAGTCTGGTTGACCTAGTTCATGTGAACACCCTCATCCGTGGCTCCAGTAATGTCCCCCAGCAGATCTTTACTGAACAGATCACCAGG GAAGTAAGGGAAATTCCTTATGTGAGCAGAATTACCTCCACCTGGGCCTCAAAGAATCCCAGACAGAGAAAGCATATCCCAGCAAAGTCAAGGAAGAGAGCAACAGAGGCTAATACTTCCACAGAATAG